A window of the Gossypium hirsutum isolate 1008001.06 chromosome A05, Gossypium_hirsutum_v2.1, whole genome shotgun sequence genome harbors these coding sequences:
- the LOC107904313 gene encoding zinc finger CCCH domain-containing protein 16 isoform X4: MHNKKEACRNFQRGSCQYGERCKFLHVIQQQPKSNAFGFGTQAISHQQQKPNPFGFGVQNNAQSKGVNDFGNKQSQFKNTWTRSSASSGAPSLRQPDNQPQATNHRCNDPESCKRIIAEDFEHERPLWKLTCYSHWKNSPCDIVGDVSYEELRAAAYDDAKRGLSLQSIIERERNLLNSKLVEFENFLRNPYRGPAGSAAAQQIPFPGATTTVLSPTTQNTVAPQSNVPPSVSSFSQLGASLNTGFSPGPSVQSNNASGQPTSFSNSAQSSNVFSANNVPSANASISTQNFSSSSIQSPAFLNVSLSNSEVVGREATNVQLGNNLPTTVASGDSNIWLKEKWTPGEIPEEAPPDAYV, from the exons ATGCATAATAAGAAAGAAGCGTGCAGAAACTTTCAGCGCGGCAG CTGTCAGTATGGTGAAAGGTGCAAATTTCTTCATGTGATTCAGCAACAGCCAAAGTCTAATGCATTTGGATTTGGCACACAAGCTATCTCACACCAACAACAAAAGCCGAACCCATTCGGTTTTGGTGTCCAGAACAATGCTCAGTCAAAAGGGGTCAATGATTTTGGAAATAAACAGAGCCAGTTCAAG AATACATGGACCCGATCTTCTGCAAGCAGTGGTGCCCCTTCATTGCGGCAGCCTGACAATCAGCCTCAGGCAACAAACCATAG ATGCAATGATCCTGAGTCCTGCAAACGTATTATTGCTGAAGATTTTGAGCACGAGAGACCCTTGTGGAAGCTTACATGCTACAGCCATTGGAAAAA TTCCCCTTGCGATATTGTCGGTGATGTCAGCTATGAAGAATTGCGGGCAGCAGCTTATGATGATGCAAAACGTGGGTTAAGCTTGCAATCTATT ATTGAGCGAGAGAGGAATTTACTGAATTCAAAGTTAGTTGAGTTTGAAAACTTTCTTCGTAATCCCTATAGGGGACCTGCTGGCTCTGCTGCGGCACAACAAATTCCATTTCCGGGAGCCACTACAACTGTCCTTTCTCCCACTACTCAAAATACTGTCGCTCCTCAAAGCAATGTCCCTCCGTCAGTCTCCAGTTTTAGTCAGCTGGGAGCTTCACTTAATACAGGATTCTCACCGGG GCCTTCTGTACAGTCAAATAATGCCTCTGGGCAACCAACTTCTTTCTCAAATTCAGCCCAATCTTCAAATGTATTTTCAGCAAACAATGTTCCATCGGCCAATGCCT CAATATCAACGCAAAACTTCAGCTCATCCAGCATACAGTCTCCTGCTTTCTTGAATGTCTCGCTCTCAAATTCTGAAGTGGTTGGACGAGAAGCTACAAATGTTCAGTTAGG AAATAACTTGCCAACAACGGTTGCTTCTGGGGACTCAAATATTTGGTTAAAAGAGAAATGGACTCCTGGAGAG ATTCCTGAAGAAGCTCCTCCAGATGCTTATGTTTAG
- the LOC107904313 gene encoding zinc finger CCCH domain-containing protein 16 isoform X5: MHLDLAHKLSHTNNKSRTHSVLVSRTMLSQKGSMILEINRASSRIHGPDLLQAVVPLHCGSLTISLRQQTIDAMILSPANVLLLKILSTRDPCGSLHATAIGKIPLAILSVMSAMKNCGQQLMMMQNIERERNLLNSKLVEFENFLRNPYRGPAGSAAAQQIPFPGATTTVLSPTTQNTVAPQSNVPPSVSSFSQLGASLNTGFSPGPSVQSNNASGQPTSFSNSAQSSNVFSANNVPSANAFSFGNQQPNQSVVASFPTNMANFSNSSATNPAINQFSAAAISTQNFSSSSIQSPAFLNVSLSNSEVVGREATNVQLGNNLPTTVASGDSNIWLKEKWTPGEIPEEAPPDAYV, encoded by the exons ATGCATTTGGATTTGGCACACAAGCTATCTCACACCAACAACAAAAGCCGAACCCATTCGGTTTTGGTGTCCAGAACAATGCTCAGTCAAAAGGGGTCAATGATTTTGGAAATAAACAGAGCCAGTTCAAG AATACATGGACCCGATCTTCTGCAAGCAGTGGTGCCCCTTCATTGCGGCAGCCTGACAATCAGCCTCAGGCAACAAACCATAG ATGCAATGATCCTGAGTCCTGCAAACGTATTATTGCTGAAGATTTTGAGCACGAGAGACCCTTGTGGAAGCTTACATGCTACAGCCATTGGAAAAA TTCCCCTTGCGATATTGTCGGTGATGTCAGCTATGAAGAATTGCGGGCAGCAGCTTATGATGATGCAAAAC ATTGAGCGAGAGAGGAATTTACTGAATTCAAAGTTAGTTGAGTTTGAAAACTTTCTTCGTAATCCCTATAGGGGACCTGCTGGCTCTGCTGCGGCACAACAAATTCCATTTCCGGGAGCCACTACAACTGTCCTTTCTCCCACTACTCAAAATACTGTCGCTCCTCAAAGCAATGTCCCTCCGTCAGTCTCCAGTTTTAGTCAGCTGGGAGCTTCACTTAATACAGGATTCTCACCGGG GCCTTCTGTACAGTCAAATAATGCCTCTGGGCAACCAACTTCTTTCTCAAATTCAGCCCAATCTTCAAATGTATTTTCAGCAAACAATGTTCCATCGGCCAATGCCT TTTCATTTGGTAACCAGCAACCTAACCAGTCAGTAGTAGCTTCCTTCCCCACAAATATGGCCAACTTCAGCAACAGTAGTGCCACTAATCCTGCCATTAATCAATTTTCTGCCGCAGCAATATCAACGCAAAACTTCAGCTCATCCAGCATACAGTCTCCTGCTTTCTTGAATGTCTCGCTCTCAAATTCTGAAGTGGTTGGACGAGAAGCTACAAATGTTCAGTTAGG AAATAACTTGCCAACAACGGTTGCTTCTGGGGACTCAAATATTTGGTTAAAAGAGAAATGGACTCCTGGAGAG ATTCCTGAAGAAGCTCCTCCAGATGCTTATGTTTAG
- the LOC107904313 gene encoding zinc finger CCCH domain-containing protein 16 isoform X2, with the protein MHNKKEACRNFQRGSCQYGERCKFLHVIQQQPKSNAFGFGTQAISHQQQKPNPFGFGVQNNAQSKGVNDFGNKQSQFKNTWTRSSASSGAPSLRQPDNQPQATNHRCNDPESCKRIIAEDFEHERPLWKLTCYSHWKNSPCDIVGDVSYEELRAAAYDDAKRGLSLQSIIERERNLLNSKLVEFENFLRNPYRGPAGSAAAQQIPFPGATTTVLSPTTQNTVAPQSNVPPSVSSFSQLGASLNTGFSPGPSVFSANNVPSANAFSFGNQQPNQSVVASFPTNMANFSNSSATNPAINQFSAAAISTQNFSSSSIQSPAFLNVSLSNSEVVGREATNVQLGNNLPTTVASGDSNIWLKEKWTPGEIPEEAPPDAYV; encoded by the exons ATGCATAATAAGAAAGAAGCGTGCAGAAACTTTCAGCGCGGCAG CTGTCAGTATGGTGAAAGGTGCAAATTTCTTCATGTGATTCAGCAACAGCCAAAGTCTAATGCATTTGGATTTGGCACACAAGCTATCTCACACCAACAACAAAAGCCGAACCCATTCGGTTTTGGTGTCCAGAACAATGCTCAGTCAAAAGGGGTCAATGATTTTGGAAATAAACAGAGCCAGTTCAAG AATACATGGACCCGATCTTCTGCAAGCAGTGGTGCCCCTTCATTGCGGCAGCCTGACAATCAGCCTCAGGCAACAAACCATAG ATGCAATGATCCTGAGTCCTGCAAACGTATTATTGCTGAAGATTTTGAGCACGAGAGACCCTTGTGGAAGCTTACATGCTACAGCCATTGGAAAAA TTCCCCTTGCGATATTGTCGGTGATGTCAGCTATGAAGAATTGCGGGCAGCAGCTTATGATGATGCAAAACGTGGGTTAAGCTTGCAATCTATT ATTGAGCGAGAGAGGAATTTACTGAATTCAAAGTTAGTTGAGTTTGAAAACTTTCTTCGTAATCCCTATAGGGGACCTGCTGGCTCTGCTGCGGCACAACAAATTCCATTTCCGGGAGCCACTACAACTGTCCTTTCTCCCACTACTCAAAATACTGTCGCTCCTCAAAGCAATGTCCCTCCGTCAGTCTCCAGTTTTAGTCAGCTGGGAGCTTCACTTAATACAGGATTCTCACCGGG GCCTTCT GTATTTTCAGCAAACAATGTTCCATCGGCCAATGCCT TTTCATTTGGTAACCAGCAACCTAACCAGTCAGTAGTAGCTTCCTTCCCCACAAATATGGCCAACTTCAGCAACAGTAGTGCCACTAATCCTGCCATTAATCAATTTTCTGCCGCAGCAATATCAACGCAAAACTTCAGCTCATCCAGCATACAGTCTCCTGCTTTCTTGAATGTCTCGCTCTCAAATTCTGAAGTGGTTGGACGAGAAGCTACAAATGTTCAGTTAGG AAATAACTTGCCAACAACGGTTGCTTCTGGGGACTCAAATATTTGGTTAAAAGAGAAATGGACTCCTGGAGAG ATTCCTGAAGAAGCTCCTCCAGATGCTTATGTTTAG
- the LOC107904313 gene encoding zinc finger CCCH domain-containing protein 16 isoform X7, translated as MHLDLAHKLSHTNNKSRTHSVLVSRTMLSQKGSMILEINRASSRIHGPDLLQAVVPLHCGSLTISLRQQTIDAMILSPANVLLLKILSTRDPCGSLHATAIGKIPLAILSVMSAMKNCGQQLMMMQNIERERNLLNSKLVEFENFLRNPYRGPAGSAAAQQIPFPGATTTVLSPTTQNTVAPQSNVPPSVSSFSQLGASLNTGFSPGPSVQSNNASGQPTSFSNSAQSSNVFSANNVPSANASISTQNFSSSSIQSPAFLNVSLSNSEVVGREATNVQLGNNLPTTVASGDSNIWLKEKWTPGEIPEEAPPDAYV; from the exons ATGCATTTGGATTTGGCACACAAGCTATCTCACACCAACAACAAAAGCCGAACCCATTCGGTTTTGGTGTCCAGAACAATGCTCAGTCAAAAGGGGTCAATGATTTTGGAAATAAACAGAGCCAGTTCAAG AATACATGGACCCGATCTTCTGCAAGCAGTGGTGCCCCTTCATTGCGGCAGCCTGACAATCAGCCTCAGGCAACAAACCATAG ATGCAATGATCCTGAGTCCTGCAAACGTATTATTGCTGAAGATTTTGAGCACGAGAGACCCTTGTGGAAGCTTACATGCTACAGCCATTGGAAAAA TTCCCCTTGCGATATTGTCGGTGATGTCAGCTATGAAGAATTGCGGGCAGCAGCTTATGATGATGCAAAAC ATTGAGCGAGAGAGGAATTTACTGAATTCAAAGTTAGTTGAGTTTGAAAACTTTCTTCGTAATCCCTATAGGGGACCTGCTGGCTCTGCTGCGGCACAACAAATTCCATTTCCGGGAGCCACTACAACTGTCCTTTCTCCCACTACTCAAAATACTGTCGCTCCTCAAAGCAATGTCCCTCCGTCAGTCTCCAGTTTTAGTCAGCTGGGAGCTTCACTTAATACAGGATTCTCACCGGG GCCTTCTGTACAGTCAAATAATGCCTCTGGGCAACCAACTTCTTTCTCAAATTCAGCCCAATCTTCAAATGTATTTTCAGCAAACAATGTTCCATCGGCCAATGCCT CAATATCAACGCAAAACTTCAGCTCATCCAGCATACAGTCTCCTGCTTTCTTGAATGTCTCGCTCTCAAATTCTGAAGTGGTTGGACGAGAAGCTACAAATGTTCAGTTAGG AAATAACTTGCCAACAACGGTTGCTTCTGGGGACTCAAATATTTGGTTAAAAGAGAAATGGACTCCTGGAGAG ATTCCTGAAGAAGCTCCTCCAGATGCTTATGTTTAG
- the LOC107904313 gene encoding zinc finger CCCH domain-containing protein 16 isoform X6, giving the protein MHNKKEACRNFQRGSCQYGERCKFLHVIQQQPKSNAFGFGTQAISHQQQKPNPFGFGVQNNAQSKGVNDFGNKQSQFKNTWTRSSASSGAPSLRQPDNQPQATNHRCNDPESCKRIIAEDFEHERPLWKLTCYSHWKNSPCDIVGDVSYEELRAAAYDDAKRDLLALLRHNKFHFREPLQLSFLPLLKILSLLKAMSLRQSPVLVSWELHLIQDSHRGLLYFQQTMFHRPMPQPNQSVVASFPTNMANFSNSSATNPAINQFSAAAISTQNFSSSSIQSPAFLNVSLSNSEVVGREATNVQLGNNLPTTVASGDSNIWLKEKWTPGEIPEEAPPDAYV; this is encoded by the exons ATGCATAATAAGAAAGAAGCGTGCAGAAACTTTCAGCGCGGCAG CTGTCAGTATGGTGAAAGGTGCAAATTTCTTCATGTGATTCAGCAACAGCCAAAGTCTAATGCATTTGGATTTGGCACACAAGCTATCTCACACCAACAACAAAAGCCGAACCCATTCGGTTTTGGTGTCCAGAACAATGCTCAGTCAAAAGGGGTCAATGATTTTGGAAATAAACAGAGCCAGTTCAAG AATACATGGACCCGATCTTCTGCAAGCAGTGGTGCCCCTTCATTGCGGCAGCCTGACAATCAGCCTCAGGCAACAAACCATAG ATGCAATGATCCTGAGTCCTGCAAACGTATTATTGCTGAAGATTTTGAGCACGAGAGACCCTTGTGGAAGCTTACATGCTACAGCCATTGGAAAAA TTCCCCTTGCGATATTGTCGGTGATGTCAGCTATGAAGAATTGCGGGCAGCAGCTTATGATGATGCAAAAC GGGACCTGCTGGCTCTGCTGCGGCACAACAAATTCCATTTCCGGGAGCCACTACAACTGTCCTTTCTCCCACTACTCAAAATACTGTCGCTCCTCAAAGCAATGTCCCTCCGTCAGTCTCCAGTTTTAGTCAGCTGGGAGCTTCACTTAATACAGGATTCTCACCGGG GCCTTCT GTATTTTCAGCAAACAATGTTCCATCGGCCAATGCCT CAACCTAACCAGTCAGTAGTAGCTTCCTTCCCCACAAATATGGCCAACTTCAGCAACAGTAGTGCCACTAATCCTGCCATTAATCAATTTTCTGCCGCAGCAATATCAACGCAAAACTTCAGCTCATCCAGCATACAGTCTCCTGCTTTCTTGAATGTCTCGCTCTCAAATTCTGAAGTGGTTGGACGAGAAGCTACAAATGTTCAGTTAGG AAATAACTTGCCAACAACGGTTGCTTCTGGGGACTCAAATATTTGGTTAAAAGAGAAATGGACTCCTGGAGAG ATTCCTGAAGAAGCTCCTCCAGATGCTTATGTTTAG
- the LOC107904313 gene encoding zinc finger CCCH domain-containing protein 16 isoform X8 — protein MHNKKEACRNFQRGSCQYGERCKFLHVIQQQPKSNAFGFGTQAISHQQQKPNPFGFGVQNNAQSKGVNDFGNKQSQFKNTWTRSSASSGAPSLRQPDNQPQATNHRCNDPESCKRIIAEDFEHERPLWKLTCYSHWKNSPCDIVGDVSYEELRAAAYDDAKRGLSLQSIIERERNLLNSKLVEFENFLRNPYRGPAGSAAAQQIPFPGATTTVLSPTTQNTVAPQSNVPPSVSSFSQLGASLNTGFSPGPSVQSNNASGQPTSFSNSAQSSNVFSANNVPSANALMTWQFHLVTSNLTSQ, from the exons ATGCATAATAAGAAAGAAGCGTGCAGAAACTTTCAGCGCGGCAG CTGTCAGTATGGTGAAAGGTGCAAATTTCTTCATGTGATTCAGCAACAGCCAAAGTCTAATGCATTTGGATTTGGCACACAAGCTATCTCACACCAACAACAAAAGCCGAACCCATTCGGTTTTGGTGTCCAGAACAATGCTCAGTCAAAAGGGGTCAATGATTTTGGAAATAAACAGAGCCAGTTCAAG AATACATGGACCCGATCTTCTGCAAGCAGTGGTGCCCCTTCATTGCGGCAGCCTGACAATCAGCCTCAGGCAACAAACCATAG ATGCAATGATCCTGAGTCCTGCAAACGTATTATTGCTGAAGATTTTGAGCACGAGAGACCCTTGTGGAAGCTTACATGCTACAGCCATTGGAAAAA TTCCCCTTGCGATATTGTCGGTGATGTCAGCTATGAAGAATTGCGGGCAGCAGCTTATGATGATGCAAAACGTGGGTTAAGCTTGCAATCTATT ATTGAGCGAGAGAGGAATTTACTGAATTCAAAGTTAGTTGAGTTTGAAAACTTTCTTCGTAATCCCTATAGGGGACCTGCTGGCTCTGCTGCGGCACAACAAATTCCATTTCCGGGAGCCACTACAACTGTCCTTTCTCCCACTACTCAAAATACTGTCGCTCCTCAAAGCAATGTCCCTCCGTCAGTCTCCAGTTTTAGTCAGCTGGGAGCTTCACTTAATACAGGATTCTCACCGGG GCCTTCTGTACAGTCAAATAATGCCTCTGGGCAACCAACTTCTTTCTCAAATTCAGCCCAATCTTCAAATGTATTTTCAGCAAACAATGTTCCATCGGCCAATGCCT TAATGACATGGCAGTTTCATTTGGTAACCAGCAACCTAACCAGTCAGTAG
- the LOC107904313 gene encoding zinc finger CCCH domain-containing protein 16 isoform X3 → MHNKKEACRNFQRGSCQYGERCKFLHVIQQQPKSNAFGFGTQAISHQQQKPNPFGFGVQNNAQSKGVNDFGNKQSQFKNTWTRSSASSGAPSLRQPDNQPQATNHRCNDPESCKRIIAEDFEHERPLWKLTCYSHWKNSPCDIVGDVSYEELRAAAYDDAKRDLLALLRHNKFHFREPLQLSFLPLLKILSLLKAMSLRQSPVLVSWELHLIQDSHRGLLYSQIMPLGNQLLSQIQPNLQMYFQQTMFHRPMPQPNQSVVASFPTNMANFSNSSATNPAINQFSAAAISTQNFSSSSIQSPAFLNVSLSNSEVVGREATNVQLGNNLPTTVASGDSNIWLKEKWTPGEIPEEAPPDAYV, encoded by the exons ATGCATAATAAGAAAGAAGCGTGCAGAAACTTTCAGCGCGGCAG CTGTCAGTATGGTGAAAGGTGCAAATTTCTTCATGTGATTCAGCAACAGCCAAAGTCTAATGCATTTGGATTTGGCACACAAGCTATCTCACACCAACAACAAAAGCCGAACCCATTCGGTTTTGGTGTCCAGAACAATGCTCAGTCAAAAGGGGTCAATGATTTTGGAAATAAACAGAGCCAGTTCAAG AATACATGGACCCGATCTTCTGCAAGCAGTGGTGCCCCTTCATTGCGGCAGCCTGACAATCAGCCTCAGGCAACAAACCATAG ATGCAATGATCCTGAGTCCTGCAAACGTATTATTGCTGAAGATTTTGAGCACGAGAGACCCTTGTGGAAGCTTACATGCTACAGCCATTGGAAAAA TTCCCCTTGCGATATTGTCGGTGATGTCAGCTATGAAGAATTGCGGGCAGCAGCTTATGATGATGCAAAAC GGGACCTGCTGGCTCTGCTGCGGCACAACAAATTCCATTTCCGGGAGCCACTACAACTGTCCTTTCTCCCACTACTCAAAATACTGTCGCTCCTCAAAGCAATGTCCCTCCGTCAGTCTCCAGTTTTAGTCAGCTGGGAGCTTCACTTAATACAGGATTCTCACCGGG GCCTTCTGTACAGTCAAATAATGCCTCTGGGCAACCAACTTCTTTCTCAAATTCAGCCCAATCTTCAAATGTATTTTCAGCAAACAATGTTCCATCGGCCAATGCCT CAACCTAACCAGTCAGTAGTAGCTTCCTTCCCCACAAATATGGCCAACTTCAGCAACAGTAGTGCCACTAATCCTGCCATTAATCAATTTTCTGCCGCAGCAATATCAACGCAAAACTTCAGCTCATCCAGCATACAGTCTCCTGCTTTCTTGAATGTCTCGCTCTCAAATTCTGAAGTGGTTGGACGAGAAGCTACAAATGTTCAGTTAGG AAATAACTTGCCAACAACGGTTGCTTCTGGGGACTCAAATATTTGGTTAAAAGAGAAATGGACTCCTGGAGAG ATTCCTGAAGAAGCTCCTCCAGATGCTTATGTTTAG
- the LOC107904313 gene encoding zinc finger CCCH domain-containing protein 16 isoform X1, with protein MHNKKEACRNFQRGSCQYGERCKFLHVIQQQPKSNAFGFGTQAISHQQQKPNPFGFGVQNNAQSKGVNDFGNKQSQFKNTWTRSSASSGAPSLRQPDNQPQATNHRCNDPESCKRIIAEDFEHERPLWKLTCYSHWKNSPCDIVGDVSYEELRAAAYDDAKRGLSLQSIIERERNLLNSKLVEFENFLRNPYRGPAGSAAAQQIPFPGATTTVLSPTTQNTVAPQSNVPPSVSSFSQLGASLNTGFSPGPSVQSNNASGQPTSFSNSAQSSNVFSANNVPSANAFSFGNQQPNQSVVASFPTNMANFSNSSATNPAINQFSAAAISTQNFSSSSIQSPAFLNVSLSNSEVVGREATNVQLGNNLPTTVASGDSNIWLKEKWTPGEIPEEAPPDAYV; from the exons ATGCATAATAAGAAAGAAGCGTGCAGAAACTTTCAGCGCGGCAG CTGTCAGTATGGTGAAAGGTGCAAATTTCTTCATGTGATTCAGCAACAGCCAAAGTCTAATGCATTTGGATTTGGCACACAAGCTATCTCACACCAACAACAAAAGCCGAACCCATTCGGTTTTGGTGTCCAGAACAATGCTCAGTCAAAAGGGGTCAATGATTTTGGAAATAAACAGAGCCAGTTCAAG AATACATGGACCCGATCTTCTGCAAGCAGTGGTGCCCCTTCATTGCGGCAGCCTGACAATCAGCCTCAGGCAACAAACCATAG ATGCAATGATCCTGAGTCCTGCAAACGTATTATTGCTGAAGATTTTGAGCACGAGAGACCCTTGTGGAAGCTTACATGCTACAGCCATTGGAAAAA TTCCCCTTGCGATATTGTCGGTGATGTCAGCTATGAAGAATTGCGGGCAGCAGCTTATGATGATGCAAAACGTGGGTTAAGCTTGCAATCTATT ATTGAGCGAGAGAGGAATTTACTGAATTCAAAGTTAGTTGAGTTTGAAAACTTTCTTCGTAATCCCTATAGGGGACCTGCTGGCTCTGCTGCGGCACAACAAATTCCATTTCCGGGAGCCACTACAACTGTCCTTTCTCCCACTACTCAAAATACTGTCGCTCCTCAAAGCAATGTCCCTCCGTCAGTCTCCAGTTTTAGTCAGCTGGGAGCTTCACTTAATACAGGATTCTCACCGGG GCCTTCTGTACAGTCAAATAATGCCTCTGGGCAACCAACTTCTTTCTCAAATTCAGCCCAATCTTCAAATGTATTTTCAGCAAACAATGTTCCATCGGCCAATGCCT TTTCATTTGGTAACCAGCAACCTAACCAGTCAGTAGTAGCTTCCTTCCCCACAAATATGGCCAACTTCAGCAACAGTAGTGCCACTAATCCTGCCATTAATCAATTTTCTGCCGCAGCAATATCAACGCAAAACTTCAGCTCATCCAGCATACAGTCTCCTGCTTTCTTGAATGTCTCGCTCTCAAATTCTGAAGTGGTTGGACGAGAAGCTACAAATGTTCAGTTAGG AAATAACTTGCCAACAACGGTTGCTTCTGGGGACTCAAATATTTGGTTAAAAGAGAAATGGACTCCTGGAGAG ATTCCTGAAGAAGCTCCTCCAGATGCTTATGTTTAG